A region of the Stieleria neptunia genome:
CCGTTTCGTGTGATGGCCGGCCCCAGTGGTTCGATCCAGGGACCCTGTGAAGCAAAATGGGGATACACGACGCTTTCGGTGGCCGACGTGGACGACGATGGAGATCCCGACATCGTCTACAACTCCATCTTGTCCCGCGTCCAGTGGCTGCGAAACGACGGTGGCGTGATGGTCGAAGCGGAGACCGCGGGAACGCCCTCGGAGGCACCGCCGGCGTGGTACTGGTGGCAAACCAAGAGTCAATCGGCGCTGACCCAGTGGCGGACCACACCGTTGGTTGTCGATTTTGATGCCGACGAGAAACTGGACTTGGTGATGCTGGACCAAGAAGGCTATTTGACGCTGCGATCCGATGCCGGCGAAGCACAACGCGTGTTTGTCGATGAACGGTTGCAACCGATTCAATTGAACCAGAGATCATGCGGCGGATCGGGTCGCTATAAACTTGACGTGGTCGATTGGGACGGCGACAAACGGTTGGATGTGTTGGTCAATTCCGAGAACGCAATCTGGTACCGCAACTGTAAAACCGTCGACGGCAAGATCGTCTTGAAGCGGATCGGCAATCTGGCCCGTCGCAACGTCGCCGGGCACACCTCCAGTCCATCGGCATGCGATCTCGACCGCGACGGCAAGCCCGACTTGATGGTCGGTGCGGAAAACGGACGGATCTATTACATCGCCCATGACGACTGCATCCACTATTCTGACGAGCAAACCGCCGCCGATATCGTTGACGAGGCCGAGGTGCCACGCATGCCCGGGTTGGTGAGCGAAGAGTTTATCTACAACAAACTGCCGACCAAACAATGCCACGCATCGACGATCTGTCAGACCAGTCGAGGATTGGTTGCGGCCTGGTTCGGTGGAACGAAAGAGAAGCACAAGGACGTCGGGATCTGGACCAGCTATCACGACGGAAGCCGCTGGTCGTCGCCCTCGCAAGTCGCGACGGGTGTTCAGCATGATGGTTTGCGTCATCCATGTTGGAACCCGGTGCTGTTTCAACCGCCCGGTGATGCCCCGACGCTATTGTTTTTCAAAGTCGGCCCCGACCCGCAGAGCTGGTGGGGCGAGATGATGGTCAGCTATGACCGCGGGCGTACCTTCCGCGACCGGGTCCGATTGCCGGAGGGCATCGACGGCCCGGTGCGGTGCAAGCCGATTTTGACCGATGACGGGCGTCTGCTGTGTGGGTCATCGACCGAATACGACGGCTGGCGAGTGCATTTCGAGAAAGTCGATCTTCTCGGTGGTCAGCCCGCGGGGACGTGGGATCGTATCGGACCGATCAACGACGCGTCCAAATTTAACGCGATTCAGCCGACCCTGCTGCAACACGCCGACGGCACGCTTCAAGCGTTGTGTCGAAGCAAAGAAGGGGTGATCGTCAGCACCCGCTCGAGCGACGGCGGAAACACTTGGTCGGCATTAAAAGGCATCGATCTGCCGAATCCCAATTCGGGCATCGAAGTCGTTTCGTTGGCCGACGGTCGTCACTTGCTGATCTACAACCACCTGGGCAGCGGAAGCACGGGTTGGGGGCGGCGTGGAATGTTGAACCTGGCCATGTCCGAAGACGGGGAACATTGGACGCGCGTCGGGACGTTGGAACAGGAAAAGGGCGCGGAGTTCAGTTACCCGGCGATCATCCAAACCGACGACGGCATGGTCCACGCGACCTACACCTGGAAGCGACAAAAGGTCAAGCACGTCGTGATCGATCCGAGCAAGTTGGTCGAGGAGAAGTGATGCCCGGACGGGAGTAGCGAGTAGGGCATGCTGTGCATGCCAACGGGCTCACTTCACCGGCTCCAACGTGATCCGGTTCAAACGCATCAATTCGTTGCCCGGGCACTCGGCGACTTCGGCGACCAGTTCAACGCGGCCTTGTTCCAGATGCAGCACGCCGGCCGCGTGGCTTTCGAATTGGTCGGCGGTGGCGCTGGCCACGACGACGTGGCGGGTGACGTCATCGCCGCTTCGCAAGATCAAGGTGCCGCCGGCGTCCAGGGGACGGCATCCGTAGATCAGTCGCACGCGGTAGGATCCGGCGCGATCGACGTCCAGTTTCCAACTCGCTTGTTCACCGGGTGCTTTCCAGCCCTGGATCGTGTCCCAGTCGTAACCGTCAAAGACGTACTCGATGTGTTTGCCGGTCCAGGTCGCCCAACTCGGTTCGATGTCGACGGGCACGTCACCGACCGGGACAGGAACCGGAGTGTAAGCTTGGCCCTCGGTGACGTCGTTGAACCAGCGGACGAATTCGGTTCGTAACCGGTCCACGTGGGCGGGGTGCTGTGGGGCGACGTTTTTCTTTTCACCCGGATCGGCGTGCAGATCGAACAATTTCCAATTTGATTTTGACGCGGTCGCCGTGTTTCCGACTTGGCACAACAATTTCCATCGGTCGTCGCTGATCGACCAACGTTTTTCGTCGTTGGGTTGGTAGCGATCCCAGGTGTGGTAGACGTAGCGATGATGTGTCTTGTCGTTTCCACTGGTCAACAATGGAACCAGACTCTTGCCGTCGATCGTTCGGACTTGCGGGACGTCGACTCCGGCCAGTTCACAAAACGTCGGCAGCCAGTCGACGTGTGAGGTCTGGGCTTGAACTTTCTGGCCCGGCTTGATGCGGTTCGGCCAGCGCACAAAACAGGGCGCCCGGACTCCGCCTTCGTAGACACCCGCCTTGTTTCCGTTCATCCCGCCTTTCCAAAATTTGCTGACCCCGCCGTTGTCGCTGGTGAATACGACCAGCGTGTTTTCCGCGGCGCCGAACCGTTCGATCACGTCCAGCAAGCGTCCGATGTTTTGGTCCACCCGGTCGATCAATCCGTAGATCCGTGCTTCGCGGATGGGAAGGCCGCGATCGAGATACTTTTTGAGCGTCTTGTCGCCTTCGGGTTGTGCATAGTGCGACGTGTCCAGCAAGAACGGTGAATGGGGCGCGTTGAACATCAGCGCACAAAAGAACGGTCCGTCATGCGATTCAA
Encoded here:
- a CDS encoding arylsulfatase; the encoded protein is MRPQIATLVGLAVAGLLTQTLGTPVVNAESPPRPNIVFVMTDDQGYWDTGATGNPHIDTPNMNAIADQGIQLDRYYAAPVCAPTRAGLMTGRYYLRTGLYNTRFGGDSIGLGEITVAQLLQQAGYRTGLFGKWHLGKYPGYQPQERGFDEFFGHYHGHIERYQFPNQVYHNGRPVEARGYVSDVFTDASIDFIQHAVESHDGPFFCALMFNAPHSPFLLDTSHYAQPEGDKTLKKYLDRGLPIREARIYGLIDRVDQNIGRLLDVIERFGAAENTLVVFTSDNGGVSKFWKGGMNGNKAGVYEGGVRAPCFVRWPNRIKPGQKVQAQTSHVDWLPTFCELAGVDVPQVRTIDGKSLVPLLTSGNDKTHHRYVYHTWDRYQPNDEKRWSISDDRWKLLCQVGNTATASKSNWKLFDLHADPGEKKNVAPQHPAHVDRLRTEFVRWFNDVTEGQAYTPVPVPVGDVPVDIEPSWATWTGKHIEYVFDGYDWDTIQGWKAPGEQASWKLDVDRAGSYRVRLIYGCRPLDAGGTLILRSGDDVTRHVVVASATADQFESHAAGVLHLEQGRVELVAEVAECPGNELMRLNRITLEPVK
- a CDS encoding exo-alpha-sialidase; amino-acid sequence: MNRHTPPLLLLGLALVTGSLHAADPDWKLQPLKYNHPGLEVDLGVGLWAWPMPMDYDGDGDIDLLVACPDKPSGGVYYFENPTQDPTIKMPVFKPGVRLGKAGHNLQVSYVDGQPRILQPGSEFPRDASTGSFNFEKPEKIYPKSNVHANRVRGNMWRYVDFDGDGDQDLAVGTGDWTDYGWDHAYDAAGRWRNGPLHGNVYIILNEGSDEQPSYSSTPQRLTAAGGDIDVYGWPSPNFADFDGDGDLDLLCGEFLDGFTYFENIGSRTGPIYAAGVKLDDNLGDPLVMHLQMITPTAMDWDGDGDIDLIVGDEDGRVALVENTGTLRERRPVFLAPRYFRQEADTLKFGALATPYAYDWDGDGDEDILCGNTAGNIAYFENLGAGSNGSPKWSAPSLVEVQSADGRTSAPFRVMAGPSGSIQGPCEAKWGYTTLSVADVDDDGDPDIVYNSILSRVQWLRNDGGVMVEAETAGTPSEAPPAWYWWQTKSQSALTQWRTTPLVVDFDADEKLDLVMLDQEGYLTLRSDAGEAQRVFVDERLQPIQLNQRSCGGSGRYKLDVVDWDGDKRLDVLVNSENAIWYRNCKTVDGKIVLKRIGNLARRNVAGHTSSPSACDLDRDGKPDLMVGAENGRIYYIAHDDCIHYSDEQTAADIVDEAEVPRMPGLVSEEFIYNKLPTKQCHASTICQTSRGLVAAWFGGTKEKHKDVGIWTSYHDGSRWSSPSQVATGVQHDGLRHPCWNPVLFQPPGDAPTLLFFKVGPDPQSWWGEMMVSYDRGRTFRDRVRLPEGIDGPVRCKPILTDDGRLLCGSSTEYDGWRVHFEKVDLLGGQPAGTWDRIGPINDASKFNAIQPTLLQHADGTLQALCRSKEGVIVSTRSSDGGNTWSALKGIDLPNPNSGIEVVSLADGRHLLIYNHLGSGSTGWGRRGMLNLAMSEDGEHWTRVGTLEQEKGAEFSYPAIIQTDDGMVHATYTWKRQKVKHVVIDPSKLVEEK